One Hordeum vulgare subsp. vulgare chromosome 4H, MorexV3_pseudomolecules_assembly, whole genome shotgun sequence DNA window includes the following coding sequences:
- the LOC123447605 gene encoding uncharacterized sugar kinase slr0537, with protein MGAEAEQQQQQLPLPSPQAGKADPPAVVGLQVSALIDHVAHVDWSLLDRVPGDRGGSQQVSFEELDHILNEVNALILPSHDDPSPVRTMAGGSVANTVRGLSAGFGISTGIIGARGDDDQGILFVNNMSFSGVDLTRLRAKKGHTAQCACLVDASGNRTMRPCLSSAVKLQANEFTKEDFQGSKWLVVRYAQQNLAQIIEAIRVAKQEGLSVSLDLASFEMVRDYRSQLIALLETGNIDLCFANEDEAREIIGGGLTFDPEDALAFLSKHCKWAVVTLASKGCIAKHGKQVVQVPAIGESNAVDATGAGDLFASGFLYGLVKGLPLEECCKVGACSGGSVTRALGGEVRPENWQWMYKQMHAGGLLLPELKN; from the exons ATGGGCGCCGAggcagagcagcagcagcagcagcttccTCTTCCCTCCCCCCAGGCCGGCAAGGCGGACCCGCCGGCGGTGGTGGGGCTGCAGGTGTCGGCGCTGATCGACCACGTCGCACACGTCGACTGGTCCCTCCTCGACCGCGTCCCCGGCGACCGCGGCGGCTCGCAGCAG GTATCTTTTGAGGAGTTGGATCATATTCTGAATGAAGTGAATGCCCTTATCCTTCCTTCCCATGACGACCCCTCTCCAGTCAGAACTATGGCTGGTGGTAGTGTTGCCAACACAGTTCGGGGTCTCTCAGCTGGTTTTGGGATATCAACTGGAATAATTGGAGCTCGTGGAGATGATGACCAGGGTATTTTGTTTGTCAACAACATGAGCTTTAGTGGTGTAGATCTCACAAGATTAAGGGCAAAAAAGGGGCACACTGCTCAG TGTGCATGCTTGGTTGATGCAAGTGGCAATCGCACCATGCGCCCATGTCTATCTAGTGCAGTCAAGCTCCAG GCCAATGAGTTCACTAAGGAGGACTTCCAAGGCTCCAAG TGGCTGGTTGTGAGATATGCACAACAAAACCTCGCTCAGATTATTGAGGCTATCAGAGTTGCAAAACAAGAAGGTCTCTCGGTGTCATTAGATTTGGCTAGTTTTGAG ATGGTTCGCGACTATAGGTCACAACTAATTGCCCTGTTGGAGACGGGCAACATTGACCTTTGTTTCGCCAACGAGGATGAAGCTAGGGAGATCATAGG GGGAGGGCTGACATTTGATCCAGAGGATGCGCTTGCATTCTTGTCCAAGCACTGCAAATGGGCCGTGGTGACTCTCGCTTCAAAGGGGTGCATCGCAAAACATGGCAAGCAG GTGGTTCAGGTGCCGGCCATCGGTGAGAGCAACGCGGTGGATGCCACCGGCGCGGGCGACCTGTTCGCGAGCGGGTTCCTGTACGGGCTGGTGAAAGGGCTCCCCCTGGAGGAGTGCTGCAAGGTCGGTGCGTGCAGTGGCGGGTCGGTGACCAGGGCCCTCGGCGGGGAGGTGAGGCCGGAGAACTGGCAGTGGATGTACAAGCAGATGCACGCCGGTGGGCTGCTGCTCCCGGAGCTCAAGAACTGA
- the LOC123447188 gene encoding stress response protein nst1-like, whose product MTASQPNKAKAEWGEEKDASSEEQRLMERAAKQLREEDADEARKKKDEEYKARIGEEWQMELERRRYEARIKENDRKTLEKRKKEWEANFKKMTAEGATKREREHERFTERVKEDASKMHKREEEEEEERKKKNGKGPCSTQ is encoded by the coding sequence ATGACGGCTTCTCAACCGAACAAGGCAAAAGCGgagtggggggaggagaaggatgcatccagtgaggagcagcggttgatggagagggctgcaaagcagttgagagaggaggatgcagacgaagcgcggaagaagaaggatgaggagtatAAGGCAAGGATTGGTGAGGAATGGCAAATGGAACTTGAGCGCCGGAgatatgaggctaggataaaggagaatgacaggaagacgctagagaaacgtaaaaaagaatgggaagctaactttaagaagatgACGGCAGAGGGCGCAACAAAGAGAGAGCGAGAGCATGAACGCTTCACGGAGAGGGTTAAGGAAGATGCTTCAAAAATGCacaaaagggaagaggaagaggaagaagagaggaagaagaagaatggaaaggggccttgctcgacccaaTAG